A segment of the Anguilla anguilla isolate fAngAng1 chromosome 6, fAngAng1.pri, whole genome shotgun sequence genome:
ttcccacactgggagcagtgaTATGGCCGCTCGCCTGTATGAGTTTTTTGGTGAAGCTTTAGTTGATCTGACCGAGAAAAGCTCTTCtcacactgggagcagtggtatGGACGTTCCCCTGTATGGGTTCGCTCATGTatcttcaaataaatcaaacgagtgaaactcttcccacactgggagcagtggtaAGGACGTTCCCCTGTATGAGATCGCTGGTGTACCTTTAGACTACATGACTCCTTGAAACTCTTTCCACACTGGGGGCAGCGGTGCGGACGTTCCCCTGTATGAGTTCGCTGGTGTTTATTCAAATTACTCATACAACtaaaactcttcccacactgggagcatGTGTGGGCCCCTGGAGTGCCTGTGTGGGACTGTGTCGAGGTGGGGGGTGTCTTAGTTGGGGTGTGGTGCTGATGTGTGCTGCTGGGAGGTTGTTGGGACCCCAGAGTGCTACTGAGCTCCTCTGGATGAACCTTCTCTATGTGCTGCTGAAGATTCACTTTCTCTGTGTGAACGAACGGGCACTGGGAGCAGGCAAAGACCTGAGACGACACCTCAGCAGCTTgtcctgaggagagagatgtgGCAGAGATATGAAGCTTATGGGAAATAGAGAAGGAAGCAGATTCCTAACAACATAACCATTATGGGAAAAGTGTAATAATGGATAAAATCTTCATTCTAAATGTGAACACTGCATTTCCTTTCAGCACGAACTGGCAACCATCTCAACTTATGTGGAAAAACTCCCTCTGACTTCTGGAAAATGATTACCTGTGCGATCAGAATATATGTTTTTGTTCTGGGAGGAGATGACAGGAGAAATAAAGGAGGCTTCAGCACAGATCCTGTAAAAGACAAATAAAGGTAGATTATTTTATGCAAGTCTGGCAGTGGTCAGAGGAGACACACAGTCCAGCTCATCATTCATTCTTACCCATCCATTGATGAAGATGGCAGCACTTCCAGGGGTCTCTCCAACTGGCCAACTGTATTCCTCTTCCGGGTCACGACCTGACCCTTCTTCTGTCTCAGAGATCCGTTTCCTCTCAGTGGTGAGACCTCATGCTGTATCCATGGAGATCTCACTCCGTGATCTCTTTTATCAGCCCCGGGATGAGGAAGTGATGACACAGGGACTGAACTACTGGCAATTTCTAGCCTGTGAATCAGCACTCTAGGCTGTTttagcaaacaggaagtggccagAGTAAAcaactcctccccttcctgcagTCCATGTTCTGAGTTGACTCTGTTCTGCACCAATTTGTCAGTTATGTGTCCTTGCGTCCGTTcgtccctctctttttcttcctctttccaaTGGTCCTCTTCATCTCCCACACCATCTTCCCTCACCGTGTTCACACTCTGCCTCTCCAaatcatcttcctcctccttcatgTTCGTCAGTACGTCTCTTTGCTCTCTGCTCATCAAATTTCCagtcttcctctctgtgctctcctccATGTCTTCACATCTGTTCACACTCGTCCTTGGCTCCACCCCGTCGAAATTTGAGCTGTCTATCACAGATTCTGCTTTTATGTCTTCACTTAAATAGGTGGGGCTTACGAAGTTCATGAACTCAGTTGTGGATTCCGATTGGATATTGGTGTTTGTCGGTTGGGTGAAATCCACCACTCTTCGAGAGGGAGAGTAGGGAATAGAGGTCAATTTGCAGTCCTCAACTGAGGGAAGTGTtactgtgagagagaatgaaaggatTAATGTTAAAAGGTACAGATGACAATTAATCAGGTTCacaatttatttacaatttcaaaatattaatgtacGGGTAGAAGGAGCCTCCGGGTGGTTCATGGCATAAAGACTGGGTCTGACCTACGGCTAGCCAGTTCCCTTGCtctcatcgctctctagcggCCACTGCTGGTAAGACCAGGCGCCTGCGTAAGCGCAAAACGAGAATATGGCGATCTCGTTACCCTCTGGTGACATGGGCAGTAAATGATTGGTGGTGAGTCTGCAGTCTGGGAGAACGTGTGAGAATATGCGTCACGTGAATCGGAGGAGTAACGTGTCTGCCATCTCCTCCTGATTTTGGCAGGAAAGGTTGCTGGCGGGAGATCAACAAGTACGGTTGAGTTTGGGattggaaattaatttttattttttattttttatataaacgtagaaaaatgtacaaatgggGCTAAAATGAGTCAGTGGTGGATTATGATTTGTAACTGAGTGGGAGTGGTTTACACGGTTGCTCAGATAAAGGCCTACCATTCAGGTCCAACTGTCCAAGACTTCTGTGGTGGCTGAGAAGGGTCTTCAGTTTGTCTGTGTAAGaaacagactgcacacagacctCCAGGACAGAGGGGGCAGCACTGAGCCAGGACACTGTCTGAATGAGAGACAATCAAgttcattttttacagt
Coding sequences within it:
- the LOC118230694 gene encoding zinc finger protein 709-like isoform X2 yields the protein MMETASIEEIGDPSLPVSSLHLLVPPLQLLSAAMWQVLQQQDALHYGKLEEFVSLVMETFPELLSESQRTELTLGLQQFGCKTDPALEVLLWEFLSRLDQLLPVPDLKQTVSWLSAAPSVLEVCVQSVSYTDKLKTLLSHHRSLGQLDLNVTLPSVEDCKLTSIPYSPSRRVVDFTQPTNTNIQSESTTEFMNFVSPTYLSEDIKAESVIDSSNFDGVEPRTSVNRCEDMEESTERKTGNLMSREQRDVLTNMKEEEDDLERQSVNTVREDGVGDEEDHWKEEEKERDERTQGHITDKLVQNRVNSEHGLQEGEELFTLATSCLLKQPRVLIHRLEIASSSVPVSSLPHPGADKRDHGVRSPWIQHEVSPLRGNGSLRQKKGQVVTRKRNTVGQLERPLEVLPSSSMDGICAEASFISPVISSQNKNIYSDRTGQAAEVSSQVFACSQCPFVHTEKVNLQQHIEKVHPEELSSTLGSQQPPSSTHQHHTPTKTPPTSTQSHTGTPGAHTCSQCGKSFSCMSNLNKHQRTHTGERPHRCPQCGKSFKESCSLKVHQRSHTGERPYHCSQCGKSFTRLIYLKIHERTHTGERPYHCSQCEKSFSRSDQLKLHQKTHTGERPYHCSQCGKSFTRLIYLKVHQRTHTGERPYHCSQCEKSFSRSDQLKLHQTSHTGERPYLCSQCGKSFPQLSSLKLHQRTHTGERPYHCSQCGKSFPQLNSLKLHQRIHTGERPYHCSQCGKSFPQSSRLKLHQRTHTGERPYQCSLCEKRFNKLSNLKKHLRIHTGERPYHCSQCEKSFSQSNSLKLHEESHIGEHPYQCSTCGKSFRHSLSLKVHKQTHEGVRPYHCSQCGKSFTQSHSLKEHQRTHTGERPYRCSQCEKCFSSLQSVKKHQQIHTGERPYSCSQCEKSFVQASQLKRHLQTHTGERPYPCLQCGKSFSRPDNLKLHLQTHTG
- the LOC118230694 gene encoding zinc finger protein 135-like isoform X4 — translated: MWQVLQQQDALHYGKLEEFVSLVMETFPELLSESQRTELTLGLQQFGCKTDPALEVLLWEFLSRLDQLLPVPDLKQTVSWLSAAPSVLEVCVQSVSYTDKLKTLLSHHRSLGQLDLNVTLPSVEDCKLTSIPYSPSRRVVDFTQPTNTNIQSESTTEFMNFVSPTYLSEDIKAESVIDSSNFDGVEPRTSVNRCEDMEESTERKTGNLMSREQRDVLTNMKEEEDDLERQSVNTVREDGVGDEEDHWKEEEKERDERTQGHITDKLVQNRVNSEHGLQEGEELFTLATSCLLKQPRVLIHRLEIASSSVPVSSLPHPGADKRDHGVRSPWIQHEVSPLRGNGSLRQKKGQVVTRKRNTVGQLERPLEVLPSSSMDGICAEASFISPVISSQNKNIYSDRTGQAAEVSSQVFACSQCPFVHTEKVNLQQHIEKVHPEELSSTLGSQQPPSSTHQHHTPTKTPPTSTQSHTGTPGAHTCSQCGKSFSCMSNLNKHQRTHTGERPHRCPQCGKSFKESCSLKVHQRSHTGERPYHCSQCGKSFTRLIYLKIHERTHTGERPYHCSQCEKSFSRSDQLKLHQKTHTGERPYHCSQCGKSFTRLIYLKVHQRTHTGERPYHCSQCEKSFSRSDQLKLHQTSHTGERPYLCSQCGKSFPQLSSLKLHQRTHTGERPYHCSQCGKSFPQLNSLKLHQRIHTGERPYHCSQCGKSFPQSSRLKLHQRTHTGERPYQCSLCEKRFNKLSNLKKHLRIHTGERPYHCSQCEKSFSQSNSLKLHEESHIGEHPYQCSTCGKSFRHSLSLKVHKQTHEGVRPYHCSQCGKSFTQSHSLKEHQRTHTGERPYRCSQCEKCFSSLQSVKKHQQIHTGERPYSCSQCEKSFVQASQLKRHLQTHTGERPYPCLQCGKSFSRPDNLKLHLQTHTG
- the LOC118230694 gene encoding zinc finger protein 709-like isoform X3, translated to MVRNNMLKIPINYPSLPVSSLHLLVPPLQLLSAAMWQVLQQQDALHYGKLEEFVSLVMETFPELLSESQRTELTLGLQFGCKTDPALEVLLWEFLSRLDQLLPVPDLKQTVSWLSAAPSVLEVCVQSVSYTDKLKTLLSHHRSLGQLDLNVTLPSVEDCKLTSIPYSPSRRVVDFTQPTNTNIQSESTTEFMNFVSPTYLSEDIKAESVIDSSNFDGVEPRTSVNRCEDMEESTERKTGNLMSREQRDVLTNMKEEEDDLERQSVNTVREDGVGDEEDHWKEEEKERDERTQGHITDKLVQNRVNSEHGLQEGEELFTLATSCLLKQPRVLIHRLEIASSSVPVSSLPHPGADKRDHGVRSPWIQHEVSPLRGNGSLRQKKGQVVTRKRNTVGQLERPLEVLPSSSMDGICAEASFISPVISSQNKNIYSDRTGQAAEVSSQVFACSQCPFVHTEKVNLQQHIEKVHPEELSSTLGSQQPPSSTHQHHTPTKTPPTSTQSHTGTPGAHTCSQCGKSFSCMSNLNKHQRTHTGERPHRCPQCGKSFKESCSLKVHQRSHTGERPYHCSQCGKSFTRLIYLKIHERTHTGERPYHCSQCEKSFSRSDQLKLHQKTHTGERPYHCSQCGKSFTRLIYLKVHQRTHTGERPYHCSQCEKSFSRSDQLKLHQTSHTGERPYLCSQCGKSFPQLSSLKLHQRTHTGERPYHCSQCGKSFPQLNSLKLHQRIHTGERPYHCSQCGKSFPQSSRLKLHQRTHTGERPYQCSLCEKRFNKLSNLKKHLRIHTGERPYHCSQCEKSFSQSNSLKLHEESHIGEHPYQCSTCGKSFRHSLSLKVHKQTHEGVRPYHCSQCGKSFTQSHSLKEHQRTHTGERPYRCSQCEKCFSSLQSVKKHQQIHTGERPYSCSQCEKSFVQASQLKRHLQTHTGERPYPCLQCGKSFSRPDNLKLHLQTHTG
- the LOC118230694 gene encoding zinc finger protein 709-like isoform X1 yields the protein MVRNNMLKIPINYPSLPVSSLHLLVPPLQLLSAAMWQVLQQQDALHYGKLEEFVSLVMETFPELLSESQRTELTLGLQQFGCKTDPALEVLLWEFLSRLDQLLPVPDLKQTVSWLSAAPSVLEVCVQSVSYTDKLKTLLSHHRSLGQLDLNVTLPSVEDCKLTSIPYSPSRRVVDFTQPTNTNIQSESTTEFMNFVSPTYLSEDIKAESVIDSSNFDGVEPRTSVNRCEDMEESTERKTGNLMSREQRDVLTNMKEEEDDLERQSVNTVREDGVGDEEDHWKEEEKERDERTQGHITDKLVQNRVNSEHGLQEGEELFTLATSCLLKQPRVLIHRLEIASSSVPVSSLPHPGADKRDHGVRSPWIQHEVSPLRGNGSLRQKKGQVVTRKRNTVGQLERPLEVLPSSSMDGICAEASFISPVISSQNKNIYSDRTGQAAEVSSQVFACSQCPFVHTEKVNLQQHIEKVHPEELSSTLGSQQPPSSTHQHHTPTKTPPTSTQSHTGTPGAHTCSQCGKSFSCMSNLNKHQRTHTGERPHRCPQCGKSFKESCSLKVHQRSHTGERPYHCSQCGKSFTRLIYLKIHERTHTGERPYHCSQCEKSFSRSDQLKLHQKTHTGERPYHCSQCGKSFTRLIYLKVHQRTHTGERPYHCSQCEKSFSRSDQLKLHQTSHTGERPYLCSQCGKSFPQLSSLKLHQRTHTGERPYHCSQCGKSFPQLNSLKLHQRIHTGERPYHCSQCGKSFPQSSRLKLHQRTHTGERPYQCSLCEKRFNKLSNLKKHLRIHTGERPYHCSQCEKSFSQSNSLKLHEESHIGEHPYQCSTCGKSFRHSLSLKVHKQTHEGVRPYHCSQCGKSFTQSHSLKEHQRTHTGERPYRCSQCEKCFSSLQSVKKHQQIHTGERPYSCSQCEKSFVQASQLKRHLQTHTGERPYPCLQCGKSFSRPDNLKLHLQTHTG
- the LOC118230694 gene encoding zinc finger protein 345-like isoform X5: MSPEVTLPSVEDCKLTSIPYSPSRRVVDFTQPTNTNIQSESTTEFMNFVSPTYLSEDIKAESVIDSSNFDGVEPRTSVNRCEDMEESTERKTGNLMSREQRDVLTNMKEEEDDLERQSVNTVREDGVGDEEDHWKEEEKERDERTQGHITDKLVQNRVNSEHGLQEGEELFTLATSCLLKQPRVLIHRLEIASSSVPVSSLPHPGADKRDHGVRSPWIQHEVSPLRGNGSLRQKKGQVVTRKRNTVGQLERPLEVLPSSSMDGICAEASFISPVISSQNKNIYSDRTGQAAEVSSQVFACSQCPFVHTEKVNLQQHIEKVHPEELSSTLGSQQPPSSTHQHHTPTKTPPTSTQSHTGTPGAHTCSQCGKSFSCMSNLNKHQRTHTGERPHRCPQCGKSFKESCSLKVHQRSHTGERPYHCSQCGKSFTRLIYLKIHERTHTGERPYHCSQCEKSFSRSDQLKLHQKTHTGERPYHCSQCGKSFTRLIYLKVHQRTHTGERPYHCSQCEKSFSRSDQLKLHQTSHTGERPYLCSQCGKSFPQLSSLKLHQRTHTGERPYHCSQCGKSFPQLNSLKLHQRIHTGERPYHCSQCGKSFPQSSRLKLHQRTHTGERPYQCSLCEKRFNKLSNLKKHLRIHTGERPYHCSQCEKSFSQSNSLKLHEESHIGEHPYQCSTCGKSFRHSLSLKVHKQTHEGVRPYHCSQCGKSFTQSHSLKEHQRTHTGERPYRCSQCEKCFSSLQSVKKHQQIHTGERPYSCSQCEKSFVQASQLKRHLQTHTGERPYPCLQCGKSFSRPDNLKLHLQTHTG
- the LOC118230694 gene encoding zinc finger protein 2-like isoform X6, which gives rise to MNFVSPTYLSEDIKAESVIDSSNFDGVEPRTSVNRCEDMEESTERKTGNLMSREQRDVLTNMKEEEDDLERQSVNTVREDGVGDEEDHWKEEEKERDERTQGHITDKLVQNRVNSEHGLQEGEELFTLATSCLLKQPRVLIHRLEIASSSVPVSSLPHPGADKRDHGVRSPWIQHEVSPLRGNGSLRQKKGQVVTRKRNTVGQLERPLEVLPSSSMDGICAEASFISPVISSQNKNIYSDRTGQAAEVSSQVFACSQCPFVHTEKVNLQQHIEKVHPEELSSTLGSQQPPSSTHQHHTPTKTPPTSTQSHTGTPGAHTCSQCGKSFSCMSNLNKHQRTHTGERPHRCPQCGKSFKESCSLKVHQRSHTGERPYHCSQCGKSFTRLIYLKIHERTHTGERPYHCSQCEKSFSRSDQLKLHQKTHTGERPYHCSQCGKSFTRLIYLKVHQRTHTGERPYHCSQCEKSFSRSDQLKLHQTSHTGERPYLCSQCGKSFPQLSSLKLHQRTHTGERPYHCSQCGKSFPQLNSLKLHQRIHTGERPYHCSQCGKSFPQSSRLKLHQRTHTGERPYQCSLCEKRFNKLSNLKKHLRIHTGERPYHCSQCEKSFSQSNSLKLHEESHIGEHPYQCSTCGKSFRHSLSLKVHKQTHEGVRPYHCSQCGKSFTQSHSLKEHQRTHTGERPYRCSQCEKCFSSLQSVKKHQQIHTGERPYSCSQCEKSFVQASQLKRHLQTHTGERPYPCLQCGKSFSRPDNLKLHLQTHTG